From Paenibacillus sp. PL2-23:
CCGATGCCTCCGTCAATGATGAGCGCTCCAGCGGGAAGCGATCCCATCATCTCGGCTGTAATCACAGGCAAACCCTGCGTAAAACCAATTACGATATGCGCGCCGTCAGCGGCTTCGGCCAGGCTTGACGCCGCGATGATGCGGCCTTGCGAGTGCTTGCTTAGCATACTGTTCAACGCCTCGGCCAGCAGAGTCGCCTTATCGTCCCTGCGGCAGATGCTTACGCGGGCGCCTCGTTCCGCAAGCGCCAGTGCGGCTTTGGAGCCCAGGTTGCCGGCTCCGAGGACTGCGGCTTTCAGCGACGATACATCCGGGATGATCGAGCTAATCAGCAGATCACAGGCCAGCGCTGTAATATCGTTGCCTTTATACGTTCTCACTGTGCTGCGGAGTACAATCGATCGGGCTAAAGTGACGAAGCAAGCGGCGTCTGGCGTTTTGCCCTCCGCATCAATGAAGATATAGTCCGCTTTG
This genomic window contains:
- a CDS encoding NAD(P)-binding domain-containing protein, producing the protein MIGTTARVGNPSLIIAPVRESREFVSCSLIIGTAEQLKEICLFADGKADYIFIDAEGKTPDAACFVTLARSIVLRSTVRTYKGNDITALACDLLISSIIPDVSSLKAAVLGAGNLGSKAALALAERGARVSICRRDDKATLLAEALNSMLSKHSQGRIIAASSLAEAADGAHIVIGFTQGLPVITAEMMGSLPAGALIIDGGIGTLYEEAVQEANQRGHFVYRLDVRIAFAHIVNSILSTEQFLAHTAGRVCRDGSFYVAGGVIGMKGDIVVDSLQALHSVIGVADGKGGVDRSRHPY